In a genomic window of Methanosarcina horonobensis HB-1 = JCM 15518:
- a CDS encoding DUF2795 domain-containing protein, giving the protein MIGSSLDTRIKLQNPSKSRMLIEIAPAARQAFRDMLFPAPKEALINKASESDIRSDVIQALSYIPNRQYLNIGDAIGEIDVVQNIVQPFICLDYPVTKEQLIEAARDYNSPGYVMGGLTNCPDRTYDSFSDVVNCCGGMFNW; this is encoded by the coding sequence ATGATAGGCTCTTCTTTGGACACAAGAATAAAACTTCAAAATCCGAGCAAAAGCAGAATGCTTATTGAGATTGCACCGGCAGCAAGACAGGCTTTCAGAGATATGTTGTTTCCGGCGCCAAAGGAGGCTCTCATAAATAAAGCTAGTGAATCTGACATCCGAAGCGATGTCATTCAAGCACTCTCGTACATTCCTAACAGACAATACCTGAATATCGGCGACGCCATCGGCGAAATAGATGTTGTTCAGAATATTGTACAGCCTTTCATATGTTTAGATTATCCTGTGACGAAAGAACAACTTATTGAGGCAGCCAGGGACTATAATTCTCCGGGTTATGTAATGGGTGGACTCACTAATTGTCCAGATAGAACTTATGACAGCTTCAGTGATGTAGTCAATTGTTGTGGCGGCATGTTTAATTGGTGA